Proteins encoded by one window of Bacteroidia bacterium:
- a CDS encoding T9SS type A sorting domain-containing protein — MSLTRFFICLTAMALLFISETPAQVSYSNDFNANSTGWTGNITRTTSTTACGTASMRRNLYSSATTGNMVTPSMAGNNGGTVTVTYKYKAANYSANTVGTNPWGYFNVQYSTSSATGPWTTFTTINQETQNGSCISKSHTFNPPASTNLWIKWDCFRTAGDYYINFDDVVVSQGAPPACSSPLSPIGTATTATTANINWTAPSPVPSNGYEYAVTTSATPPGSGTAFAGTSTSVSGLTANTTYYLHVRSDCGGSGFSTWTTSSAFTTPCNAINSFPFNEDFEATSPSLSCWSNIQVAGAANWTYATGSSGGTVTTAHGGTRNARFVSQSGTDNPITKLVSPVLDLSSFSGADLSFWYAQETWAGDQNTMTVYYRISSSDPWVSLATYTTSVAAWTQVTLSLPGLTSTYQIAFEGHNNWGRANVVDDVTISGLANCSGTPSGGTSSASANPVCQNNPTTLSLTGHSTGLVGLGYQWKTSTTPGGPYTDISGATTESYVYTPSASGTEYIVCEVSCSISGLSALSSETTLVVNPGPTGTATGPATLLTYQNGTFTVTGYPLGTTFQWQASSTNCSTGFSDIPSATSDNVLLNSNGGGTYYIRCMMTNAGCSAPSNCITTVITVAGDNVCSANTLNVGVNGPYTNVGATTEVGEVVPPGTGFTTQTGWATGQTISNSVWFTFTPPASGQYSFRLDPSRVLWDCQFALWNASACSPFAGFTLIAANDDSSSFPYNSYIQPVCLNAGQTYYFQLDGYGTTTNNNWGILVTQVNTVTAGISGSQTGCSAVNLTATGGATYLWSGGLTPTTAANTFTASGPYTVTVTSAQGCTSQATANVVINVPSTDPGSATSNAPFDAICAGGNVTLTVGGGTLGTGADWQWYSGSCGGTPVGSGSSITVSPAATTNYLVRAEGVCGNTMCVFITITVSNGIPPQSVVMPITGLPNYACNSTAATVSIPAVANATQYTWDGPTGTTFDGQPSPYVTSMPSVNIVFGNPNGSGYRIGVQAGNGCGSSARKSEWVRGIVSTPASVSGATTTCASSSGNYSTGAVDGATAYLWTITGDASVSGTGTNVTVNFGPAWTGGTLCVRSQTPCYTSPAKCLVIGTSASPLNTISGPLSACPNDVLTFSVPASSGAASYAWTVPANSSITGGLGTNSIQVTFAPGYNNLGNICVNVTSVCGVTSANKCRTVAPGVPSVPASITGATNGLCGQTISYSTPFKPGTTYNWTAPGSISGNGTNAVSITYGSFTTGQVCVSASTGCGTSAARCISIKGQPNSPVALTAMPASWCANTQGVEFTADVSNTAGSYTLSWTYPSAPVATYTAGGGNTNSLTLDWGTGNGTVIVSASNSCGTGSKSYVATIGCKEGQLATANKLNVYPNPTAGVLNVEYTADKGNAQVTVLDLSGRVVMTQSHTNVSGQNTLQLDLSKVAKGAYMLNVQTNGDNNQVRVVVE, encoded by the coding sequence ATGTCGCTGACAAGATTTTTTATCTGTCTGACGGCAATGGCGCTGTTGTTTATATCAGAAACACCGGCACAAGTAAGTTACTCAAACGATTTTAATGCCAATTCAACAGGATGGACGGGCAATATAACTCGTACAACATCTACTACAGCATGTGGAACTGCTTCTATGAGAAGAAACTTATATTCAAGTGCAACCACAGGCAATATGGTTACGCCTTCAATGGCTGGCAATAATGGTGGCACTGTTACTGTCACATATAAATATAAAGCGGCTAATTATAGTGCAAATACTGTTGGAACAAACCCATGGGGTTATTTCAATGTACAATATAGCACATCAAGTGCTACCGGTCCTTGGACAACATTTACTACCATTAACCAAGAGACACAGAATGGTAGTTGTATTTCAAAATCACATACATTTAACCCACCTGCAAGTACAAATCTATGGATAAAGTGGGATTGCTTTCGGACAGCCGGTGATTATTATATAAACTTTGATGATGTTGTTGTAAGTCAGGGAGCGCCTCCTGCATGTAGCAGTCCACTCAGTCCAATCGGTACAGCAACTACAGCAACTACAGCAAATATCAATTGGACAGCACCTAGTCCTGTACCATCAAACGGTTATGAATATGCAGTTACTACTAGTGCTACACCTCCGGGTTCTGGAACAGCTTTTGCCGGAACATCTACCAGTGTTAGTGGTTTAACAGCGAATACTACCTACTACTTGCATGTACGAAGCGATTGTGGAGGTAGTGGTTTTAGTACTTGGACAACTTCTAGTGCATTTACCACACCATGTAATGCTATTAACTCTTTTCCTTTTAATGAAGATTTTGAAGCTACCAGCCCTTCTTTAAGTTGCTGGTCAAATATTCAGGTTGCAGGTGCAGCTAACTGGACTTATGCAACCGGCTCAAGTGGTGGTACAGTTACTACAGCACATGGTGGCACTAGAAATGCAAGGTTTGTAAGTCAAAGTGGTACTGATAACCCTATTACAAAGCTTGTATCTCCAGTATTAGATTTATCGTCATTTTCCGGAGCAGATTTAAGCTTTTGGTATGCGCAGGAGACTTGGGCTGGAGATCAAAATACCATGACTGTTTACTATAGAATTAGTAGTTCCGATCCATGGGTTTCTTTAGCTACCTATACTACTAGTGTTGCTGCATGGACTCAGGTTACACTTTCATTACCCGGTCTTACATCAACCTACCAAATAGCTTTTGAAGGGCATAATAATTGGGGACGTGCCAATGTAGTTGATGATGTTACCATCAGCGGCTTAGCAAATTGTAGCGGCACACCTTCAGGTGGCACCTCATCTGCTTCTGCTAATCCTGTTTGCCAAAACAATCCAACTACGCTTTCTTTAACCGGTCACAGCACAGGCTTGGTCGGCTTAGGTTACCAATGGAAAACTTCTACCACTCCCGGTGGGCCTTATACAGACATATCCGGTGCCACAACAGAATCTTATGTTTATACACCATCAGCATCAGGCACAGAATATATTGTTTGTGAAGTTTCTTGTTCTATTAGTGGATTAAGTGCGCTTTCATCAGAAACAACATTGGTTGTAAATCCAGGCCCTACAGGCACTGCCACAGGTCCGGCTACCTTGTTAACCTATCAGAACGGAACATTTACTGTTACAGGCTATCCGTTAGGTACCACTTTTCAGTGGCAGGCATCATCAACCAATTGCAGCACAGGCTTCAGCGACATTCCTAGCGCAACTAGTGACAATGTGCTTTTAAATAGCAATGGTGGAGGTACCTACTACATCCGTTGTATGATGACCAATGCCGGCTGCAGCGCTCCCAGCAATTGCATTACTACAGTAATTACCGTTGCAGGCGATAACGTATGCTCTGCCAATACCCTTAATGTAGGTGTTAACGGTCCCTACACCAACGTGGGTGCTACTACCGAAGTAGGTGAGGTAGTTCCTCCGGGCACAGGTTTCACAACACAGACAGGCTGGGCAACAGGTCAAACCATAAGCAACTCTGTTTGGTTTACCTTCACACCTCCTGCCAGCGGACAATATTCTTTCCGCCTCGACCCATCGCGCGTTCTTTGGGATTGTCAGTTTGCTTTATGGAATGCTTCTGCCTGTTCTCCTTTTGCAGGCTTTACGCTGATAGCTGCCAATGATGATTCATCCAGTTTTCCGTACAACTCTTACATACAGCCTGTATGTTTAAATGCCGGTCAAACCTATTATTTTCAATTGGATGGTTATGGTACTACTACCAACAACAACTGGGGTATATTGGTTACACAGGTTAATACCGTTACAGCAGGCATCAGCGGTTCACAAACCGGATGCAGTGCAGTTAACCTAACAGCCACAGGCGGTGCTACCTATTTGTGGAGTGGTGGTTTAACACCTACAACAGCTGCCAACACTTTCACTGCATCAGGGCCTTATACCGTAACAGTAACATCAGCGCAGGGATGTACTTCGCAGGCAACAGCCAACGTAGTAATCAACGTTCCCTCAACAGACCCCGGCTCAGCTACCAGCAATGCACCATTTGATGCAATTTGCGCAGGTGGTAATGTGACACTAACAGTTGGTGGAGGTACATTAGGCACCGGTGCCGACTGGCAATGGTACAGTGGTTCTTGTGGAGGTACTCCTGTTGGTTCAGGTAGTAGCATAACAGTTTCTCCTGCAGCAACAACAAACTACCTTGTACGTGCAGAAGGCGTTTGCGGCAACACCATGTGTGTTTTTATTACCATTACAGTCTCTAATGGCATACCTCCTCAGTCGGTAGTAATGCCAATCACAGGATTGCCAAATTATGCATGTAACAGTACAGCAGCTACTGTTAGCATCCCTGCAGTGGCCAATGCAACGCAATATACATGGGATGGCCCTACAGGAACAACCTTTGACGGCCAGCCTTCACCTTATGTTACTTCAATGCCTTCTGTAAATATTGTTTTCGGCAATCCTAACGGATCGGGTTATCGTATAGGTGTTCAGGCAGGTAATGGCTGCGGTAGTTCTGCACGCAAAAGTGAGTGGGTACGTGGAATTGTGAGTACACCAGCTTCAGTGAGTGGTGCCACTACAACTTGTGCCAGCAGCAGTGGCAACTACAGCACAGGCGCTGTGGATGGAGCTACAGCTTACCTCTGGACAATTACAGGTGATGCTTCAGTGAGTGGTACAGGAACGAATGTAACTGTTAACTTCGGTCCAGCCTGGACAGGAGGTACACTTTGTGTACGTTCACAAACACCATGCTATACCTCACCTGCAAAATGTCTGGTAATAGGAACATCAGCATCACCATTGAATACCATTAGCGGACCATTGTCAGCATGTCCAAATGATGTGTTGACATTCAGTGTACCTGCATCGTCAGGAGCAGCCAGCTATGCATGGACAGTGCCTGCCAACAGCAGTATCACAGGTGGTCTAGGAACCAATTCTATACAAGTAACCTTTGCTCCAGGATACAATAACTTAGGCAACATTTGTGTAAACGTGACCAGTGTTTGTGGCGTTACTTCTGCCAATAAGTGTCGTACCGTAGCACCGGGAGTACCCTCAGTGCCTGCAAGCATAACAGGAGCTACCAACGGTTTGTGCGGACAGACAATCAGCTACAGCACACCATTTAAACCGGGCACCACCTATAACTGGACAGCACCCGGTAGTATTAGCGGTAATGGTACCAATGCAGTGAGCATTACTTATGGCTCATTCACCACCGGACAGGTATGCGTATCGGCCAGCACAGGTTGTGGCACAAGTGCAGCACGTTGCATCAGCATAAAAGGACAGCCAAACTCACCGGTTGCATTGACAGCAATGCCTGCAAGCTGGTGTGCAAATACTCAAGGTGTAGAATTTACAGCTGATGTTAGCAATACTGCAGGTTCATATACTTTATCATGGACATACCCATCGGCTCCGGTAGCAACATACACTGCAGGTGGCGGTAACACCAATTCATTAACATTGGATTGGGGTACCGGTAACGGAACTGTGATAGTTAGTGCCAGCAACAGTTGCGGAACAGGTTCTAAGTCTTATGTTGCAACCATCGGATGTAAAGAAGGTCAGTTGGCAACAGCTAACAAACTGAATGTATATCCAAACCCAACAGCAGGTGTGTTGAATGTAGAATACACAGCAGACAAAGGCAATGCACAGGTAACAGTGCTTGACCTGAGTGGCCGTGTAGTAATGACACAGTCACATACCAACGTAAGTGGTCAAAACACACTGCAACTTGACTTGAGCAAGGTAGCCAAAGGCGCGTACATGCTGAATGTGCAAACCAATGGTGATAACAATCAGGTGAGAGTGGTAGTGGAGTAA